The nucleotide window AGAGCCCTCGGTCTGATTGATCGCCATCTTGTCGCTGGTGCAATACATGAGATAATACGGATAATTCACTTTGCCCAGCTTGAGAGGTATCTGCTCGAACTTTTTCATTGTGTTATGATCATATTCTTCGGCACCATTGCCGATCTGACGGGCTGCCCGATATACCCCATTGGCCAGAATATCCCCTACTCCTTCTCTCCGGACAAGCTTCTCAAGCAGATAGTAAAACCTGTCGGCAGATTTTTCCGGAAAATCAGGCAGGTCTTTGTCGGTTAAAATGCCTGCTTCATAAAGTTCGATGGCGAAAGCTAAGGCTTGTGGTGCGGCATAGCTGTCCACACCGTATTCCTGGCTTAGGGCCATTATGTCGAAGGTAAAAGGAAGCTCTTCAAAAGCCGCCATATGCCAGGTGCCTTTGCCGAAGCATTTTAACATGTACCTTTGCCGTCCGGGTGGCTTGACCACAAGATGACAGTTTTTAGGACAATTGTAGCAGCCTTGCAACCGGTCGCGGATTTTCAGAGTGTAATCCTTCCACCTGTCTTCTTGCTCCTGATGCCAGAAATCTTTTCTCCTTGTGCGTGCATTGCCCCAGGCAAAATTGTTATGGTGCCAGGCATCGTTCCACTCAATTGCCATGAGATCCCCGTTAAACGGACTTTCATTTATATCCTGATAGTGTTGGAGACATAATTTGAACATCTCTTCGGGGTTGGCAACTTGAAAATCTTTTGTGCCACGCACTGCGATCGCCTTCAGCCTTTTATCCCCCATAACCACACCTACGCCGCGAGATGCAGATCCGTTATAATGTTCTATGGAGGCCATGAAAAGCCTGTTTTCACCGGCAAGGCCGATTGCGGCCACTTGAATATCACGATCATTTAACTCATCTTTAATAGCATGTGCGGTTTCCTGAGCCCCCATTCCCTTAAGGTGAGAGGCGTCCCGCAGTTCCACTTTGTCATTGTGTATCCACAAATATACCAAATCTTGTGATTTGCCTCGAAGGACGATCTTATCGTAGCCGGCATGTTTGAGTTCCGGCCCAAAATAACCTCCAAAAATCGAATTGGAAAACATGTTCGTCTGAGGAGAAATGGTATCGACCATCGTTCGATTGGCTGCTGGGATAGGAGTACCGTCAAAAAGGCCTGTGCTGAATATAAGCAAATTATCGGGAGAAAAGGCATCGGTCTCCGGACTCACTCGATCCCATATCAACCTGGCGGCAGAGCCATTACCACCCAGATGAAGCCTGGTTACTTCGGGATCTGTTTCTACCCGCTCAATATTGCCCACAGTCAAATCTACTTCCAAATTAATGCCTGTCTCTCCATATCTCATAATATACCTCCTAATAGTTCTATTTGACGGACATGGCGATTAAAGTTAGCAAAAAGCCTGCCAATGGGCAAAAAAAATAAAATTACTTATAAATTCAGATGTTTATTTGTATGAGCAGGAAAAAGATAGTGAAAAAAAACAAAAACTCCTGAAAAACAGGAGTTTTTGTTAATAAATGTTAAATTCTTGTTCTTGAAAAACAGGAATCTCTGTTTTTATCCCCCAATGAACTTATAACAACGATGCATAAGTCTGAAACTCCTTTTGTAAGGAATAAATTAATGTTTTGTTGTGATCAACCATGCGATCATCTATATTTTATTATTGAAAAAAGTTTACCAATGGATTTAAGACATTTCTTTAACTATAAAATCAGCACGTTGCGTAATGATATTGCGATCAGGACATAACACTCCTGAAAAACAGGAGTGTTGTATTCGTGATATTAGGCAACCACTCCTGAAAAAAAATAAGGGATCGGATACCTGCCTGTGTTAAAAAGAATCAGGGCTGACTGATTCCGCGCAGAAGATAGGCATAGCTTTTAAAACTCAGATGTTTTACCAACTGGTCCTGGATTTTCATGTTTGCAGCCGATGCATAGCCGATGCCAATATGAATTATTAACTTATAGTCAAAAAATAAAAACAAGTAAAAACCGGACATCACTGATACGGGCTACTCACATCTGAACCCATTAACAATAATACTGAAAATTGTTTCAATGTTTTCAAATAGAGGATATGACATATCATTTAAGAGCCAACATGTAACCAGATGATCCATTGTGCTGATAAAAATATCACGAGCAGCCTGAGGATCAAGGTCTGCTCTGAGTTCTCCATTTTTTATGCCTTCAGAAATGATAGAAACAGGGTAATAATAAAGAGTTTTGACATTTAAATATACGTCCGTTTTAAGAAATTTTGCATTAGTTTTTAAATTCAGATAGACTACTTTTGCATCTAATGGAGAAAGTTCTATTCTTCTTAAATACCACCATAAATATTTTCTCAGTTTGTTTTCTGCTCCCTTTATCCCAAAAAGATGGTTTTCAAGATCTTCTAAAAGTTCGGAAATCCACAAATCCGGTATCTCAAGTAGAAGATCTTCTTTTCCTTTGAAATATTCATATAGAGCTGCTTCGGAAAGGCCAATGCTTTTTGAAATATCAACAACGGTTGTCTGATGAAAGCCTTTATCGGCAAAAAGTTTTTTTGCAGCTTCAATTATTTGCATTCTTGTATCCGAGCTACTTTGCTTCCCGGTTTTTCTTTTTACTTTTTTTTTTAAAACTTTCTCTTTCTTCATAGAGTTACCAGTTTGCCCTCAAAAAAATTCAATTGCAACATCCTGCAAATGTTTAGCCATCATTATCTCAACTTTTGAAAAAAAAGCCAATGTCACTAACTGCCATGGCAGATCAATCTGCCACAACAAAAAATGAAAGAGGCTTTATTCCAACAGCTTAGAAGTTCTTTCATATAAAGATTAATAACATTTAAACAATAAAATTCAACAAGATTTTTATTTTAAAATATGTATTGAACCTTCCCTAAAAAATTATAATTCGTACCAAACTCACTTGCTATTTCATGGTGGTGTTTGTTGCCAATAACAACCCTTTTTATCAAAGCTTTTCTTAATTTTGTTTTGTGTGCAACATTTAGTGCATTTTTAAAATGAGTCCTATAAACTAAATACCACTTAGAATAAACACATTCAAGAATATTTTTTTTGAATGTCAAAAAGAATTTATAATAAATTTACCCGCAATAAATATTATTTTTACTATTATTAAAGCAACTTACAAAAAAAATACAAACACAAACCATCTTTCTATATTACTTAATGATAATATAAATTATTAACAGAAGCAACAAAATCTAACCGATTATAAAGCTCATAAAATAACAAGCACCTGAAAATAGCCTTTGGTAAAAAAATCTCACCCCAAAACAATAAGTATGATTATGTTCTCTACATAATATGTAGTGGTTAAAATAAAAGCTTAGACAACAAAAATTATTTATCTAAGTTCAAATAACTTTTGAACATTATGATAATAGTTATAATTAAGGATGGTTAAAGAATTTTAAATCAATCTGTAATTATCACACAGAGCAGCAGCCTTGCATATAAAAATAATCGGAATTATAAGGTCAACCCATGATCATAGTGCTTTCATAATAAGATTAGGATAAAACAGAAATCATTTTCAAATAAATATTATTATTTTTAAATAATTAAAATAAAAGCTTATTTATATAATATAGCCAATAAATTATTGTTATTATTATACAGTATTTTTTCGAAAAAAAATCATTGACCGCTATATTAGTTAATGCTATTAGGTATTTTACAATAGTGACTGAATAATAAAGGAACTTTTTCCCCAAAAAAACAACTAAGATTTTTAATTTCAGAAGGTTAAAAGTTATTTCATATAAATTACCTGGGTAAATATTTTTTTCTTACAAGCAAGATTTTTTTGGGAAAGATGAGATTTGAATTGATGGAATCAACAACAGCAGACAGTGAAAGTCGCTGAATTCATCAAAAACCGCGAAGAACGACGAGGGCTGTCAGGAGGTGCATTATGAGATATGGAGAGACAGGCTACAATTTGGAAATCAATTTGACTGAAGGCGAAATTGAGCGGGTAGAAACAGATCACCAATTGACAAGGCTTCATCTGGGTGGCAATGGTACTGCTGCCAGGATAATATGGGACAGAGTGAGTCCCGAAACAGAGGCCTTTTCTCCTGAAAATTTACTCATATTCAGCGCGGGTCTTTTAGTCGGGACTCCTGTTCCGGCCTGCAACCGTACTATGGTAAATACTATTTCTCCCCAGACGAACTTTTTTTCTCATTCGATTTTTGGAGGCTATTTCGGACCGGAACTTAAACATGCCGGCTACGATAAAATCATCATTCAAGGCAAAGCACAAAATTTGGTTTATTTGTGGATACATAATGACAAAGTAGAAATACGGGACGCCTCTCATCTTAAGGGAAAAGGAGCTCAAGAAACCGCATGGGCTATCAAAGAAGAGTTGAAAGATCCCAGAATTCAAGTGGCTGCAATCGGTCTTGCCGGAGAAAACAGACTTTTTATGTCCACCATAGAACATTCTAACGCCAGCGCATCTCGAGGAGTCGGCGTGATTATGGGGGATAAAAGGTTGAAAGCCATAGCAGTGCGCGGCACAAAAGATTTTCAGGTTTTCAATCCTGATGAGTTGTTCAAGTCATGCCTTAAACACAGCCAGGATATACATGCCAGCCCGTTTAACGGGGATCTTATGGCAATTGAGTGGAATGACGCTTTTCACCATGACAATTTTGCCTGGGGCAATGCGCGCATACGGAGAAAAGGCTTTTGGAACCAGGAGTTAGAAGACAGATGGAAGGATTACACTCTGGAGATCCGCGACCGTTTGCAAGGCTGCTATAATTGTCCTAAGAACTGCCATCTCGTGGTCAAGCCACCCGGACGGCAAAGATACATTTTAAAATGCTTTGGAAAAGGCACCTGGCATATGGCAGCTTTTCAAGACCTTCCCTTTACCTTTGATATACTTGCTCTAACCCAGGAGTACGGTCTGGACAGTTATGCCGCACCACAAACCATAGCCTTTGCAATTGAACTTTACGAAGCTGGCATTCTAACAGACAAAGACCTGCCTGATTTTCCTGAAGATAGTGGTGAGAGGTTTTACTATCTGCTTGAAATGCTTGTCCGGAGGGAAGGAATTGGGGATGTTCTGGCAAATGGAGTCTATGCGGCAGCCCGTCAGATTGGCAATGGCGCTGAAGTGTATGACCATAATACAATGAAAAAATTTGAGCAGATACCACTCAAGCTGGGAAAAGTGAATCATCCGTATTATCTTATGTATTGCACCAGCGACAAGATGGCGATTAATCAGACAGAGGGTTCCTTCCCACAGGATGCCATTAAAAATATTACGGAAAGACAAGAATTTGCAGACGGTTGGATATCAGCACCTGAAAGGTTTAAAAAATTCTTCATGGAATGGGAGCCAAGAACACATCCATCATTAGAAGCCTCTATTAACATTTGCGACTGGAATGAGACTATGCACTATGTTGATGACGCCATTGGTTTCTGCGCTTTCTGTTCGTCATTTCGAGGCCAGTTCGGCGGAGGCTCCGCATACCACATCTACAACATACCAACATTCATAAACCTGGCGACCGGTATGAATCTGGATGCTGACGACCTGTGGCAAGCGACCAGAAGAAATCGGAACCTTGTCAGGGCCATTAACATCAGTAGAGGTTTGAAAAGAGCCGATGAAAAACCGCCTGCAGATCACTGGAAAGTCAGGGAGCCAAAAAAGGAACAGGAGCTTCTTGGTGAGTACTACAAATTTAAGGGGTGGACCAAAGAGGGAATTCCTACCAAAGCAACATTGGATAAACTAGGCCTGGATTATATAGCCAAGGAATTTATCAAAAAAGGAATCCTTAAAGGCAATGAAAATAATTGTTATATAGATCAATCGTGTTATTCAGAGGGAAGAAAAAAAGAAGCCGTTTTGACTGTCCGTCAGGCTGAAAATTTCACTTTGACTGATTATAACCTCAAAAACAAATAACCCGGGAGGTGACAACTGCAATGAGTGATTCAGTAAAAAAAGTTATCAAAGAAATAAAAATAGATCCGGACAAATGCAATGGGTGTCGCGCCTGTGAGATAGCCTGTGCAGCATTCCACAGCAAACCAAAATACAGTAGCTTTAACCCGAGCCGCTCCAGGATACGGATGGTAATCAATGAGATAAATGATGAATGGGTTGCAATTCGCTCCAGTAATTTCACTAAAACCGAATGTAAAGGCAGATCCAGGTATATAATCAACGGGAAAGAATATAGTGAGTGCAGCTTCTGCAGTACTATCTGTTCCGCCAGAGATGTCTTTAAAGAACCTGATTCCGATCTTCCCCTCAAGTGCGACATGTGTGGGGAAAATCCGGAACAAATACCCATGTGTGTTCAAATTTGCAGTCGTGACGCCTTGACCTATTCAACAAGAGAAGAGGAAGTTCAAGAGCAAGATGAAGTAAAGTGGGAAGAAATGAAAATAGGGTTGGAGTCCTTGTTAAAAAAACATGGTTTAAAAAAGATAAAAAATGCCGTTATCCGTCTGGCAAAGAATAAAAAACACTGATAAACTTTTCCCCGATATCTGATTTGAAAATCGACAGCTCACGTCGTTTCCAGTTATTATGATTTTCCAGCGACCTTCAGTAAAATTTTCTTGACATTGACAAACATTATAAACATAGGCACTATGATTTTTTACAAAAAGACTATTCAATAATTTTCAAAATGTGTTGGGAATTGAAAGTCTTAAAAATATATACTT belongs to Desulfobacula toluolica Tol2 and includes:
- a CDS encoding TetR/AcrR family transcriptional regulator, whose protein sequence is MKKEKVLKKKVKRKTGKQSSSDTRMQIIEAAKKLFADKGFHQTTVVDISKSIGLSEAALYEYFKGKEDLLLEIPDLWISELLEDLENHLFGIKGAENKLRKYLWWYLRRIELSPLDAKVVYLNLKTNAKFLKTDVYLNVKTLYYYPVSIISEGIKNGELRADLDPQAARDIFISTMDHLVTCWLLNDMSYPLFENIETIFSIIVNGFRCE
- a CDS encoding aldehyde ferredoxin oxidoreductase N-terminal domain-containing protein, translating into MRYGETGYNLEINLTEGEIERVETDHQLTRLHLGGNGTAARIIWDRVSPETEAFSPENLLIFSAGLLVGTPVPACNRTMVNTISPQTNFFSHSIFGGYFGPELKHAGYDKIIIQGKAQNLVYLWIHNDKVEIRDASHLKGKGAQETAWAIKEELKDPRIQVAAIGLAGENRLFMSTIEHSNASASRGVGVIMGDKRLKAIAVRGTKDFQVFNPDELFKSCLKHSQDIHASPFNGDLMAIEWNDAFHHDNFAWGNARIRRKGFWNQELEDRWKDYTLEIRDRLQGCYNCPKNCHLVVKPPGRQRYILKCFGKGTWHMAAFQDLPFTFDILALTQEYGLDSYAAPQTIAFAIELYEAGILTDKDLPDFPEDSGERFYYLLEMLVRREGIGDVLANGVYAAARQIGNGAEVYDHNTMKKFEQIPLKLGKVNHPYYLMYCTSDKMAINQTEGSFPQDAIKNITERQEFADGWISAPERFKKFFMEWEPRTHPSLEASINICDWNETMHYVDDAIGFCAFCSSFRGQFGGGSAYHIYNIPTFINLATGMNLDADDLWQATRRNRNLVRAINISRGLKRADEKPPADHWKVREPKKEQELLGEYYKFKGWTKEGIPTKATLDKLGLDYIAKEFIKKGILKGNENNCYIDQSCYSEGRKKEAVLTVRQAENFTLTDYNLKNK
- a CDS encoding 4Fe-4S binding protein produces the protein MSDSVKKVIKEIKIDPDKCNGCRACEIACAAFHSKPKYSSFNPSRSRIRMVINEINDEWVAIRSSNFTKTECKGRSRYIINGKEYSECSFCSTICSARDVFKEPDSDLPLKCDMCGENPEQIPMCVQICSRDALTYSTREEEVQEQDEVKWEEMKIGLESLLKKHGLKKIKNAVIRLAKNKKH
- a CDS encoding aldehyde ferredoxin oxidoreductase N-terminal domain-containing protein, with amino-acid sequence MRYGETGINLEVDLTVGNIERVETDPEVTRLHLGGNGSAARLIWDRVSPETDAFSPDNLLIFSTGLFDGTPIPAANRTMVDTISPQTNMFSNSIFGGYFGPELKHAGYDKIVLRGKSQDLVYLWIHNDKVELRDASHLKGMGAQETAHAIKDELNDRDIQVAAIGLAGENRLFMASIEHYNGSASRGVGVVMGDKRLKAIAVRGTKDFQVANPEEMFKLCLQHYQDINESPFNGDLMAIEWNDAWHHNNFAWGNARTRRKDFWHQEQEDRWKDYTLKIRDRLQGCYNCPKNCHLVVKPPGRQRYMLKCFGKGTWHMAAFEELPFTFDIMALSQEYGVDSYAAPQALAFAIELYEAGILTDKDLPDFPEKSADRFYYLLEKLVRREGVGDILANGVYRAARQIGNGAEEYDHNTMKKFEQIPLKLGKVNYPYYLMYCTSDKMAINQTEGSYPQDPIKEPAERKEFTDEWMSAPERFKKFFQEWEPRTHPSFEAAINICDWNETMHYVDDSLGLCAFCSSFRGQFGGGSAYNIYNIPTFIKLATGIEMDADDLWQVARRNRNLVRAINMSRGLKRADEKPPADHWKKREPENEQKLLDGYYTFKGWTNEGVPTKLTLDKLGLGDVADELIKRGLIKGDEDICYKDQSCYSEGRPKNAEVSFRKAENFTLTEYNIKNK